CCAGCCGATTTTGGAATGGGATGCGGGTTCATGAGCGCGAACGGTAAGGAACGCGTTGAGCATGAGTACACCATGTTCGGCCCATTTGGTGAGGTTGCCGCCTTGCGGAGGTTCCAGGCCGAGGTCCGTTTTCATTTCTTTATAGATATTAACGAGTGATGGAGGAGGTTTGATGCCGTCCTGAACGGAGAAACAGAGTCCGTGTGCCTGTCCTTCGTTATGGTAGGGGTCTTGCCCGAGAATCACTACTTTTACGTTATCGAACGGAGTTTTATCGAAGGCGTTGAAGATTTCTTCACCTTTTGGAAAGATGGTTTTCCCGAGTGCCTTTTCGCTTTTCAGGTACATGACAATGTGCTCGAAATAAGACTTTTTGAATTCATCTTTGAGCACTGTTTTCCAGCTTGATTCAATTTTTACGTCCATAGTAATCACAACATTATCGAAAAAAAATAAAATTAATTTGTTTTTTTAATCAGAAAATTTATACATTTGCACTCCCAAAACGATAGAGACACACACAAAATTCTCTGTCAGAAAGGGAAAGGATGTCTCGGTAGCTCAGCTGGATAGAGCAACTGCCTTCTAAGCAGTAGGTC
The Chitinophaga sp. Cy-1792 genome window above contains:
- the ung gene encoding uracil-DNA glycosylase, with product MDVKIESSWKTVLKDEFKKSYFEHIVMYLKSEKALGKTIFPKGEEIFNAFDKTPFDNVKVVILGQDPYHNEGQAHGLCFSVQDGIKPPPSLVNIYKEMKTDLGLEPPQGGNLTKWAEHGVLMLNAFLTVRAHEPASHSKIGWENFTDAVIRKISEEKRDVVFLLWGRFAQDKQILVDATKHHILKAAHPSPFSADKGFFGCKHFSKTNEILSKAGIEPVDWRL